The stretch of DNA TTTACCAACCCATAAGGTGGGGGAGATAATTCCGACTGCACTTGATAATGGGATTATCCATGGGagccggggggagggggggggtcagatcTGATGTTGGATATTGCCCCCCCCAGTATAAATGCTGTATATACCCTGGCTAAGGGAATGGGCATCAATTGGGCGAGGGCAAAATCCCTTTAGTATACAATGGCGAGCAAAGCAAAgcccttaaaggggcggttcacctttaattaaGCTTCTGACTCgttgcagctttaaaatgggggtcactgaccccggcagccaaaccctattgctctgtgaggctccagttttattgttattgttactttttattccttatctttctattcagcccctcccctattcatataccagcctctcatcccaacccctccctggttgctaaggtaatctgagtcctagcaacaggataactgaccccggcagccaaaccctattgctctgtgaggctccagttttattgttattgttactttttattccttatctttctattcagcccctcccctattcatataccagcctctcatccaaaccactctgtggttgctaaggtaagttgagccctagcaacaggataactgaccccggcagccaaaccctattgctctgtgaggctccagttttattgttattgttactttttatcccttatctttctattcagcccctcccctattcatatacctgtctctcatccaaaccgctccctggttgctaaggtaagttgaccctagcaacaggataactgaccccggcagccaaaccctattgctctgtgaggctccagttttattgttattgttactttttattccttatctttctattcagcccctcccctattcatataccagcctctcatccaaaccactctgtggttgctaaggtaagttgagccctagcaacaggataactgaccccggcagccaaaccctattgctctgtgaggctccagttttattgttattgttactttttatcccttatctttctattcagcccctcccctattcatatacctgtctctcatccaaaccgctccctggttgctaaggtaagttgaccctagcaacaggataactgaccccggcagccaaaccctattgctctgtgaggctccagttttattgttattgttactttttattccttatctttctattcagcccctcccctattcatataccagcctctcaatcaaaccactccctggttgctaaggtaagttgagccctagcaacaggataactgaccccggcagccaaaccctattgctctgtgaggctccagttttattgttattgttactttttattccttatctttctattcagcccctcccctattcatattcctgtctctcattccaaccaccccctggttgctaaggtaacttggaccctagcaaccagatagcagctcaAACGCCAAAATGAagagcaaaaagcaaaataactaaaaagatacaaataaaagaccaattgcaaactttcTCAGATTATTCCTCTCTACCTTATACTAAAACAACCCCTGGAAATCATTGTGGGTAACTATAGAAAGAGGGGGGGCACTATGACTGAAGGGACCCCAGAATGTTACACCCACCTTATATTAATCCTACCCACAATGCAGCGGGGCTACCTCAGTAAATTGCCAAACCGCAATGGAACTGACGCAACGTCTGTGCGCAACTCTTCCCAGAACAATGGGCGTCTCCCTAAGCGGCTCCTCTTACACACGCATTGCATCAGCGGGGGGCGGGGCTTCAGGCTCCCAGTATAAAAGGGGCGGAGCGACGGGGATTCGGTCTCAGTGGGTTTGTCAACAACTTGCTGAGGGACCAGAGGGCCAGTGCTGCTTCCCTTGCTAATAAGGTAGGAGGGGGGGTATTTTGTGTAAGGGTatttaattgcccccctgctgggCTGATCACTGGGTAATTGTCTGTTccctgttttttttccttttaaaaagctGCAAACTGCAATTTAATTTGCTGCTTTCCCttcactgactttttttttttaattttacttgccctttaattcatTAAGGGGATTAGTGACCCTTCAGgggttgttaaactacaactttcagcaGTTTTctgagttgctgggagttgtagttggagAATCTACAGGGGCGGGGGGGGGATAGTCCCTAGTCCCTAGTCCCTATGTCACGACTGGGCTGTAGTTATCTACAATTGccctatttataatatatatgtttttagtaGATACCTATATAGTATCTGTAACCCCCCCAACTTTAGCCTAAGGAGAAGGGGTACAATGGGGTAATCTTCCCATATAAATCTCATTTTACCCAGAACACAGTGTTATCTTTaagctcagagttccatctcctgcccccccccccccagcctttgTACTGGGCACCAATAACtcttcccttccccccccccccacactggagAAAAACAAGTTAGATGCTCCCTCCCCCCCTCATAGAACTGACCATTGACTTGTCACTACAATTGTTAAACTGGTTGTTTccagtttctcttttttttttttttttgcccccccccccccagatgggAGTTGGGTAAAGTGGTCTTGTACAGGAGATAAGCCATGTGATCAGCATGTGCTGGGAGTATGGACTTTAACTAGATCACTTATTTTTGTTAATCTAGTGTCCTCTTTTAAGGGTTGTGGGCGGtctattaaagggtaagtacgcctgggggctttttttttagggggggttGAAAGcaaatctaattctaagcaacttcccaattggttttcattaaataaaatcgatgggtttatagttatgtgcaaATGAAGATTCTGTATCTGTTCGGCCATTTCTGCTCGAATGCAACATTGTAACCAATTGGGTTCGTCGGCCGATACATTGTTGCGGGGGGATATAAATGGCCGCGACGGCGCTGCTTTCAGCCGCAGTTATATTTGCAAATAAGTACCAAgctgtttgctttatttaatgcATGTATATAGGAAAGTTGCTCAGAGCTGGATTTTCTTTCACCGGGGGgaaaaattttttttggttttagttcccctttaatataatttCACGGGAAGGCTTAATTGGCATTAGAATCGGTTGCCTACACAATGTGATCTTTTGTAAGGAGAGATCCGGTCACACCGTATTCCTAATTAAACTCCCCATCCGGTGGTATCTGGGTTATAAATCAACCCCATACCAATAGTGGAACCTCttgaaggctgctgggagttgtagtttccacTGTTGGGGTAAACCGTAGCAGTGATGCCTAAATAAGCATTAATATATGTAGTTGCAATGTTGTGGCATTGTTGACCTTTAGTTCCCCAGTTATTTCTGGTCTACATCTcatggggcatgctgggaaatgtagtcctgAATTGATCACTTAGTGTTTTTTCCATGTCTTCTGGGCCCTATGAAAGGGTTAAGTGGGCGAAAGGTGAAATGTGACGTTTTTGGCACAAGTTAAAGGGATCCGGCAGGGAGGGAACTTTTGTAAAGGAAAGGAGTTTTTTTGGGGAAGGGGATTTCGTAACCATGACGGATATGTAGACCTGAAGGCTTTTGTGTTCTGACTTAGATTAATTGGGCAGGAGTTAGTGCTGGTATAGGGAGAGGCATTTCCTCATACTGCcccctgccgggggggggggggggggggggggggggggggtaaccagaTTCAGGATAAAACTTAGTTCTGCTTAGTTATCTACCCCCAGACTTGAGATCCCCAgggtgggagttgcagttttaccccccaccccattctgcccccccccccgggtatcGTGGGTCGCCGCCGCCTCACCTGGCTCCAACGTTTCTCTTCCAGATCAGCCGCCGCCATGTCCGTCTCCCACAGTTCGAGACTCAACAAGGGGGTGAGGGAACAGTACATGAAACTGCCCCAAGGAGGGAAGGTCCAGGTCACCTACGTCTGGATCGACGGCACCGGGGAGGGAGTGAGGTGCAAGACCCGGACTCTGGATCAGGAACCCAAAACCATAGACGGTAGGTTTCCCTAATAGTCATTTATTTGCCCCTTTTGCTAAAATGGCATCCGGCCCTTCCTTGGAACGGTCTATTGTATCCGCCATCACCATAGGGAGATCATTCTGTAATTCCCTAATGTCCGGCCCTATGTGTGTCCAGTTACAGCCAGGAATGTGACTTGGCCGACCTGTAGGTCACCACCCAGGGGCAATTACACACCGGATAGTAAAGTGACAAAGCTGtgataattgccccccccccactattgGGACTCCTGGGCAGCTCTGGTAACTTAGTTggtgtctgtaaccttgttatgggctaagggggcccagcctgaaggccagttagggggggatttggggtgagtgcttatttgtgccctgggtacccctggaactatagcggggtgactgttaccccaatgtttctatatatctgtaaccttgttatgggctaagggggcccagcctgaaggccagttaggggggatttggggtgagtgcttatttgtgccctgggtacccctggaactatagcggggtgactgttaccccaatgtttctatatatctgtaaccttgttatgggctaaggggcccagcctgaaggccagttaggggggatttggggtgagtgcttatttgtgccctgggtacccctggaactatagcggggtgactgttaccccaatgtttctatatatctgtaaccttgttatgggctaagggggcccagcctgaaggccagttagggggggatttggggtgagtgcttatttgtgccctgggtacccctggaactatagcggggtgactgttaccccaatgtttctatatatctgtaaccttgttatgggctaagggggcccagcctgaaggccagttagggggggatttggggtgagtgcttatttgtgccctgggtacccctggaactatagcggggtgactgttaccccaatgtttatatatctgtaaccttgttatgggctaagggggcccagcctgaaggccagttagggggggatttggggtgagtgggtattgtGCCCTGGGATACCCGTaagaactatagcggggtgatgtTACCCCAATTTATGTGCTGCAGCCAGTCTGCCCATGGTTTGGAATGAACAGGATATACACCCTGCTTGGCAGCAGTCCTAACGGGCATTCTGTCCAGTATGGTTGGCCAGAGAATAACAGGCATTCTGTCCTGGGCCACAAGGTAGAACTTTCAGTCTGTCCTGCTTTCCATCTGCCCATTAACAAGAAACAGATCTAATGGCTAATGAGCTGCCATCTGGCTGCCGTGCCTCGTTTGCTTAATGAGCATCCTGCAGTCATTAGTGGCTGATGGTGCTTTTAGCTCTGTACATGTGATGGTTCCAGCATGAACAGCCGGTTTAGGCGGCATCAGTCCATttgaattaacctttagtatgatgagTAATATTccaaaaatttgcaattggtcttcattttttttggtgtttaatTTCTATTTTCGTTCAGCAGTTAGGAGTTttactgctatctggttgctagggttcaaattaccttggcaaccagggagcagtttgggTGAGAGTGGtgtatgaataggggaggagctgaatagaaagataaggaataaaaagtaacaataacaataaaactggagcctcacagagcaatagggtttggctgccggggtcagtgacccccattggaaagctggaaagaggaaataattcaaaaactatataaaattaataatgaagaccaatggaaaagttgctaggaatagctCATTACGAAATGTGAAGGTGAACCCCTTTAACCCATAAACTGGGGCTATTCGGCTTGAAAtgtatatggttgctagggttccattcaccatagcaaccaggcagtcatttgaaagacgggaatatgaataggggaggggctgaataaaaagtaacaataattaataaaactggggcctcacagagcaatagggtttggctgccggggtcagttatcctgttgctagggctcaaatgaccttagcaaccagggagtggtttgaatgagagactggtatatgaataggggaggggctgaatagaaagataaggaataaaaagtaataataacaataaaactggagcctcacagagcaataggttttggttgccggggtcagtgacccctatttgaaagctggaaagagtcagaaggcaaataattcaaaaactataactaataaataatgaagaccaattgaaaagttgcttcaaattggccactctatgacatactaaaagctaaaccCCACCCCTTTAACTCCTTATAGCCTAGTATTTGCCGCTCGCGTATCACCATGTTTCCCTGCAGGTCCCTATTACTGCGGCGTGGGGGCGGATAAGGTGTACGGGCGGGACATCGTGGAGGCGCACTACAAGGCGTGTCTATACGCCGGCATCAAGATCTGTGGCACCAACGCGGAAGTCATGCCCTCCCAGGTACCCCCTCATTCCCTCGGCCCAGAGGTAACCCCGTCTGTGCAGCCATAATAGCCCCCCGCTAACTCCGTGTTTGCCCCGCGCAGTGGGAGTTCCAGGTGGGACCGTGCGAAGGCATCGACATGGGGGACCACCTATGGATGGCCAGGTTCATCCTCCACCGGGTGTGCGAGGACTTCGGGGTGGTGGCCACGCTGGACCCCAAGCCCATGACCGGAAACTGGAACGGCGCTGGTTGCCATACCAACTACAGTACAGAGAGCATGAGGGTCGAAGGGGGACTCAAGTGAGTaaataccccctcccccccccccccccccccccccccattgaatgTCTTGGTGGTCCTGCTGGCTTGTTGTGACTGTGCCAGACGACCAATAGCAACGGGCCGTAACTAGGGAAatatttctgctttataaatggaACCCAAGTGTCTATctgcttttgggggggggggcagccttcCCCTTCTTGGCTCTGCTTTTGGCGGGGGGGCCCAGCCTTCCCCTTCTTGGCTCTGCTTTTGGCGGGGGGGCCCAGCCTTCCCCTTCTTGGCTCTGCTTTTGGCGGGGGGGCCCAGCCTTCCCCTTCTTGGCTCTGCTTTTGGCGGGGGGGCCCAGCCTTCCCCTTCTTGGCTCTGCTTTTGGGGGGGGCCCAGCCTTCCCCTTCTTGGCTCTGCTTTTGGGGGGGGCCCAGCCTTCCCCTTCTTGGCTCTGCTTTTGGGGGGGGCCCAGCCTTCCCCTTCTTGGCTCTGTTTAGGGGTGACCTGGCCTTCTTGGCTCTGTTTAGGGGTGACCTGGCCTTGGCTCTGTTTAGGGGGGACCTGGCCTTCTTGGCTCTGTTTAGGGGGGACCCGGCCTTTTCCCTCTTGGCTCGGCTTTTAGGTGGACCCGACCCCTGCTTTTGGGGGGGACCCCTCTTATAtataagcaatatggcagctcccacctgcTTTTTCTGGGTATAAATGCAACCCTAAGTGTCATTTAGCTTGGGAGGGCCAGCCTTCTCCCTCCTTGGCTCTGCTTTTGGTGGGGACCCAGCCTTCCCCCTTGTAtataagcaatatggcagctcccacctctAAGCCtactgcactgctgtttctgactccTACACTTGTACCCCCCAGACACATAGAAGATGCCATCGAGAAGCTCGGGAAGAGGCACAACTACCACATCTGCGTGTATGACCCCCGGGGCGGGAAGGACAACTCCCGGAGACTCACCGGGCAGCACGAGACGTCCAGTATCCACGAGTTCTCGGCCGGAGTCGCCAACCGGGGTGCCAGCATCCGGATCCCCCGCCAGGTGGGGCAGGAAGGCTACGGTTACTTCGAGGACCGCCGGCCGGCAGCAAACTGCGACCCCTACGCCGTTACCGAGGCGCTGGTCCGAACGACCATCTTGAACGAGACCGGCAGCGAGACCAAAGACTATTAGACCTGAGCTGGGAGCTGGCTTCTCCTGGTCAATCACTATGGCATCTCCCGAGACGCCGCCATGTTTTTTTAACCCGTTAGACTCCCGACACTACTTGAATTCTTCTAAGGTGTATAGATGGTTCTACCATATTGTCTGTAAGGTTGGGGGGGGCTGCTGATTATTTTAGATCTATAGGATAAGAACAAAGCGAGTGACCCTgctggaatctgattggctggtgccGACTGATTCCTTCAGTTTCTCCCTTTGGGGAGGGCGGGATTGTTAATTGGCTCCTCTGGAGCTACGGGCTTTATACAACTGTCTTTATACCCACGATATCGACTGTACTcaattgtattgtttttaatGATGAATAAAGACCTTTGAATAAAAAGCTGTGGTTttggtacggggggggggggtgaagtatGGTAGCTcccacacaataagctgtacccccatactgtactgtctaagggaaacactatggcacctcctacccatatgtataaatacaaatatacagagagggaatgctctgggcacacaataagctgtacccccatactgtactgtctaagggaaacactatggcaccccctacccatatatataaatacaaatatacagagagggaatgttctgggcacacaataagctgtacccccatactgtactgtctaagggaaacactatggcaccccctacccatatatataaatacaaatatacagagagggaatgttctgggcacacaataagctgtacccccatactgtactgtctaagggaaacactatggcaccccctacccatatgtataaatacaaatatacagagaaggaatgttctgggcacacaataagctgtacccccatactgtactgtctaagggaaacactatggcaccccctacccatatgtataaatacaaatatacagagaaggaatgttctgggcacacaataagccgtACCCCCATTCTATATATGAAAGAGAAAATACTTGTTGCTGGGAGGTATCCGTAGATCTGTAGATCCTCCTAAgtgacacattttatttttagcatttctATGTAACAAATAGGAGATAAATCTGTATTTCCTGCTGGGGGAGAGACTGATACAATTAGTCCGGTTACACCGGCAGGGACAGAACAACATGACCCCGAGCCTATTGAGCGCTGTGCCAATAAGTCGCTCCCTTATCTGCCTGTACCCCTCCCTCTGGCACTGGAGCCATTCCCAGTTGAGAAAGAAAAAGTGTTGACTTTATAGAAACAGACAGGTTGCTGGGGTCATTAATCAGCTGCACAACTTCCTGTTTGTGTAGGAACGTACCAACCTACAGGCTTGTCGGGGgggggaagttgtatcaggagtcagaaccagcagtgcagggaagggaaagggacagacacagtgacagttacacataactataaacccagtgagaatgaggaatgaatggatattggggagttgtatcaggagtcagaaccagcagtgcagggaagggaaagggacagacacagtgacagttacacataactataaacccagtgagaatgaggaatgaatggatattggggagttgtatcaggagtcagaaccagcagtgcagggaagggaaagggacagacacagtgacagttacacataactataaacccagtgagaatgagggatgaatggatattggggagttgtatcaggagtcagaaccagcagtgcagggaagggaaagggacagacacagtgacagttacacataactataaacccagtgagaatgagggatgaatgggtattggggagttg from Xenopus tropicalis strain Nigerian chromosome 8, UCB_Xtro_10.0, whole genome shotgun sequence encodes:
- the glul gene encoding glutamine synthetase (The RefSeq protein has 2 substitutions, 6 frameshifts, 3 non-frameshifting indels and aligns at 80% coverage compared to this genomic sequence) codes for the protein MSVSHSSRLNKGVREQYMKLPQGGKVQVTYVWIDGTGEGVRCKTRTLDQEPKTIDEIPEWNFDGSSTYQAEGSNSDMYLVPVQMFRDPFCLDPNKLVMCEVLKYNRKSAETNLRHTCKKIMEMVTDHRPWFGMEQEYTLLGINGHPYGWPENGFPGPQGPYYCGVGADKVYGRDIVEAHYKACLYAGIKICGTNAEVMPSQWEFQVGPCEGIDMGDHLWMARFILHRVCEDFGVVATLDPKPMTGNWNGAGCHTNYSTESMRVEGGLKHIEDAIEKLGKRHNYHICVYDPRGGKDNSRRLTGQHETSSIHEFSAGVANRGASIRIPRQVGQEGYGYFEDRRPAANCDPYAVTEALVRTTILNETGSETKDY